From Brevibacillus marinus, a single genomic window includes:
- a CDS encoding YaaC family protein — translation MRSAWDAWEQFRYLETEPATRRFLTERYACRGLDHPERLAYQQSHRFLYTCIQARTYYAQAAESSLLIQPLLLFYGCVNLLKALLITREPEYPQTSRMLQHGVTTRKIKKSAYQLLQDEVRPQKEGLFACLARALRLPVLQDRYTLEYLFCSLPELAGDYQRTGHAGCWQPVPAAVTESGVQLSFPPDKRGPLAFSAETLAAYLNRLAPASLRFFPVSENDSQIDPLAPPAGRASRAGESQVKQITVRDAQGNGLQQHPLLYAQSADRYLFWNGSAEQLPLPGWAAHYLLLYVLSMLCRYETEWWGELVLSRTMEEVYLVDRFLSIHRQWFPRYLYERLTGAETFFLKPPAP, via the coding sequence GTGCGCTCTGCGTGGGATGCGTGGGAGCAGTTTCGCTATCTGGAGACAGAACCGGCCACACGCCGTTTTTTGACGGAACGATACGCCTGCAGAGGATTGGACCATCCCGAACGGTTGGCCTATCAGCAGAGCCATCGTTTTCTGTACACCTGTATTCAAGCGCGAACCTATTACGCTCAAGCGGCTGAGAGCAGTCTGCTGATTCAACCGCTGCTTTTGTTTTACGGCTGCGTGAATCTGCTGAAAGCACTCTTGATCACCAGGGAACCGGAGTATCCGCAAACCAGCCGGATGCTGCAGCACGGGGTGACCACGCGCAAAATCAAAAAGAGCGCCTATCAGCTGCTCCAGGATGAAGTGCGCCCGCAAAAGGAAGGGTTGTTTGCCTGCTTGGCCCGCGCTTTGCGGCTGCCAGTCCTGCAGGATCGCTATACGCTTGAGTACCTGTTCTGCTCACTGCCGGAACTGGCGGGCGACTATCAGCGAACCGGTCATGCCGGCTGTTGGCAGCCGGTTCCGGCTGCTGTCACGGAGTCCGGCGTACAGCTGTCGTTTCCGCCGGACAAGCGGGGACCGCTTGCCTTTTCCGCAGAAACCCTGGCCGCTTACCTGAACCGCTTGGCGCCAGCCAGCCTGCGTTTTTTCCCGGTTAGCGAAAACGACAGCCAGATCGACCCGCTCGCTCCGCCCGCGGGTAGAGCGAGCCGAGCCGGTGAATCACAGGTAAAACAAATCACCGTCCGCGACGCGCAGGGGAACGGGCTGCAGCAGCATCCCCTGCTGTACGCCCAGTCGGCTGACCGCTATCTTTTCTGGAACGGTTCGGCCGAGCAGCTTCCCCTGCCCGGCTGGGCCGCCCATTACCTGCTCCTATACGTGCTCAGCATGCTCTGTCGGTATGAGACCGAGTGGTGGGGCGAGCTGGTTTTGTCGCGGACCATGGAGGAAGTGTACCTCGTGGACCGTTTTCTTTCGATTCATCGGCAGTGGTTTCCGCGCTATCTATACGAAAGATTGACAGGTGCCGAGACGTTTTTTCTGAAGCCACCCGCACCGTAA
- the pdxS gene encoding pyridoxal 5'-phosphate synthase lyase subunit PdxS — protein sequence MAETGTQRVKRGMAEMQKGGVIMDVVNAEQARIAEAAGAVAVMALERVPADIRAAGGVARMADLAVIEEVMKAVTIPVMAKARIGHFVEARVLEAIGVDYIDESEVLTPADELFHINKKEFTVPFVCGARDLGEALRRIGEGASMIRTKGEPGTGNIVEAVRHMRTVQAQIRRVQSMSYDELMTEAKNLGAPYDLLEYVHKHGKLPVVNFAAGGVATPADAALMMQLGADGVFVGSGIFKSENPEKYARAIVEATTHYNDYDLIARVSKGLGAAMTGIEISQLREADRMQERGW from the coding sequence ATGGCTGAAACAGGAACGCAGCGCGTCAAACGGGGTATGGCAGAAATGCAAAAAGGCGGCGTAATCATGGACGTCGTCAACGCGGAGCAGGCAAGAATTGCGGAAGCAGCCGGCGCAGTAGCGGTCATGGCGCTGGAACGGGTACCGGCTGACATACGGGCAGCGGGAGGGGTAGCCCGCATGGCCGATTTGGCGGTTATCGAGGAAGTGATGAAGGCGGTCACGATTCCGGTGATGGCCAAAGCGCGGATTGGCCATTTCGTGGAAGCGCGTGTACTGGAGGCAATCGGCGTCGATTACATCGACGAGAGCGAAGTGCTTACGCCGGCGGACGAGCTGTTCCATATCAACAAAAAAGAGTTTACCGTACCCTTTGTCTGCGGTGCGCGTGATCTCGGGGAGGCACTGCGGCGCATCGGCGAAGGGGCTTCGATGATCCGCACGAAAGGGGAGCCGGGCACCGGAAACATCGTGGAAGCAGTGCGTCATATGCGCACGGTACAGGCGCAAATCCGCCGTGTGCAAAGCATGTCCTACGATGAACTGATGACCGAAGCGAAAAACCTGGGCGCACCGTACGATTTGTTGGAGTACGTGCACAAACACGGCAAGCTGCCCGTGGTCAACTTTGCTGCCGGCGGTGTGGCGACGCCGGCTGACGCCGCACTGATGATGCAGCTGGGAGCAGACGGTGTGTTTGTCGGCTCCGGGATCTTCAAGTCGGAGAATCCGGAAAAGTACGCCCGTGCGATTGTGGAAGCAACCACCCACTACAACGATTACGATTTGATCGCCCGTGTCTCGAAAGGCCTGGGTGCAGCGATGACGGGAATTGAAATTTCCCAGCTGCGCGAAGCGGATCGGATGCAAGAGCGCGGCTGGTAA
- the guaB gene encoding IMP dehydrogenase, protein MWENKFVKEGLTFDDVLLIPAKSEVLPRDVDVTTSLSDAVKLNIPLISAGMDTVTEAKLAIALARQGGIGVIHKNMSIEQQASEVDRVKRSESGVITNPFSLTPDHTVADADALMSKYRISGVPIVDEQNHLVGILTNRDLRFIHDFNTPISQVMTKENLVTAPVGTTLEQAELILQKHKIEKLPLVDENNTLKGLITIKDIEKAIQYPNAAKDKHGRLLCGAAVGVSADTDERAEALVNAGVDMLVVDTAHGHSRGVIETVKKLRQRYPELTIVAGNVATGEATRDLIEAGASAVKVGIGPGSICTTRVVAGIGVPQITAIYDCATVARQYNIPIIADGGIKYSGDLTKAIGAGASAVMIGSLFAGTEESPGEFEIYQGRRFKVYRGMGSIGAMKAGSKDRYFQENEQKLVPEGIEGRVPYKGPLADVVYQLVGGLRAGMGYCGARTIEELKNDSQFIRITNAGLRESHPHDVQITKEAPNYSIS, encoded by the coding sequence GTGTGGGAAAACAAATTCGTCAAAGAAGGATTGACATTTGACGATGTACTGCTCATCCCGGCCAAATCGGAAGTGCTGCCTCGCGACGTAGATGTGACCACTTCGTTGAGTGACGCGGTCAAGCTGAACATTCCGCTGATCAGTGCCGGAATGGATACCGTAACGGAAGCAAAACTGGCGATCGCCTTGGCTCGGCAGGGTGGAATTGGCGTTATCCATAAGAATATGTCCATTGAGCAGCAGGCGAGTGAAGTGGACCGGGTTAAGCGTTCGGAAAGCGGCGTGATTACCAATCCCTTTTCTCTGACTCCTGACCACACCGTAGCAGACGCCGATGCTCTGATGAGCAAATATCGGATTTCCGGTGTCCCGATTGTCGACGAACAGAACCACCTCGTCGGCATCCTCACCAATCGCGACCTTCGCTTTATCCACGATTTCAACACACCGATTTCTCAAGTCATGACCAAAGAAAATCTGGTTACCGCACCGGTAGGCACAACGCTGGAGCAGGCCGAACTGATCCTGCAAAAACATAAGATTGAAAAGCTGCCGTTGGTTGACGAGAACAACACCCTCAAGGGTTTGATTACGATCAAGGATATCGAGAAAGCCATCCAGTATCCCAATGCGGCAAAGGACAAGCATGGACGTCTCCTCTGCGGCGCGGCCGTCGGCGTCTCGGCGGATACGGATGAGCGGGCGGAGGCGCTGGTGAACGCAGGCGTGGACATGCTGGTTGTGGACACGGCGCACGGTCATTCCCGCGGCGTGATCGAAACCGTAAAGAAATTGCGCCAGCGCTACCCCGAGCTGACGATCGTGGCGGGAAACGTCGCTACCGGCGAAGCGACCCGCGATTTGATCGAAGCAGGGGCCTCGGCTGTCAAGGTAGGGATCGGACCTGGTTCGATTTGCACCACCCGGGTGGTCGCCGGGATCGGCGTGCCGCAGATCACCGCGATCTACGACTGTGCGACAGTGGCCCGCCAGTACAACATCCCGATTATTGCCGACGGCGGGATCAAGTATTCCGGAGACCTGACCAAAGCGATCGGGGCGGGGGCTTCGGCGGTGATGATCGGCAGCTTGTTTGCCGGAACGGAAGAAAGCCCCGGCGAGTTTGAGATCTACCAGGGGCGGCGCTTCAAGGTCTACCGCGGCATGGGGTCGATTGGCGCGATGAAAGCCGGCAGCAAGGATCGCTACTTCCAGGAAAACGAACAAAAACTGGTACCGGAAGGGATTGAAGGACGCGTTCCGTACAAAGGACCGCTTGCCGACGTGGTCTACCAGTTGGTGGGGGGGCTTCGCGCCGGTATGGGCTACTGTGGCGCCCGCACGATCGAGGAGTTGAAAAACGACTCCCAGTTCATCCGCATCACCAATGCGGGATTGCGGGAGAGCCATCCGCACGATGTCCAGATTACCAAGGAAGCGCCCAACTACTCCATTTCCTGA
- a CDS encoding D-alanyl-D-alanine carboxypeptidase family protein encodes MMWQKYTKRLAQFFLAVALIASSLLPGMPAAVAAEAQPDLQLEVKSAILVEASTGKILYKHNENLPLPPASMTKMMTEYLVLEAIKEGKIDWEEKVPVSEYAFFIARKSDSAGVYLNMGEEHTVKELYKAMAIVSANDATALLAEKVAGSEANFVDMMNQKAKELGMTNSHFATSTGLPAKELGPYSPKTDQDTVMSARDAAILARALIRDFPEALEYSKIPRLKFRENFEKANYNWMLPGLPSEYPGVDGLKTGYTDEAQHCFTGTASRDGMRLIAVVMGTSSDLKRFAETKKLFDYGFSNYKLVKKLGKDQPVEGFESAEVKKGVELTVPAVTGEDVMILSKVGEEGNLTPQVTYRNDLTAPVKKGQVIGSVVYAAQGESEADYLRPEDFTNRGSELVAAQDVEEASWIRLLFRSIIQFIADMVKGVIG; translated from the coding sequence ATGATGTGGCAAAAATACACCAAGCGGCTCGCCCAGTTTTTTCTGGCCGTCGCCCTGATTGCCTCATCGTTGCTGCCGGGAATGCCTGCCGCGGTCGCGGCCGAGGCACAGCCTGACTTGCAGCTGGAGGTAAAGTCAGCGATTCTGGTGGAAGCCTCAACAGGCAAGATCTTGTACAAGCACAACGAAAATCTTCCGCTGCCGCCCGCCAGCATGACCAAGATGATGACCGAATACCTGGTGCTGGAAGCGATCAAAGAGGGCAAAATCGATTGGGAAGAAAAAGTTCCCGTCAGTGAATACGCCTTTTTCATCGCCCGCAAAAGCGATTCCGCCGGGGTTTACCTGAATATGGGGGAAGAGCACACGGTCAAGGAACTGTACAAGGCGATGGCGATCGTTTCCGCCAACGACGCAACCGCCCTGCTCGCGGAAAAAGTGGCCGGCAGTGAGGCCAATTTCGTTGACATGATGAACCAGAAAGCGAAAGAACTGGGGATGACCAATAGCCACTTTGCGACGTCGACCGGACTGCCTGCCAAGGAATTGGGCCCGTATTCGCCGAAAACGGATCAGGACACCGTGATGTCGGCGCGTGATGCGGCGATTTTGGCCAGAGCATTGATTCGCGATTTCCCGGAAGCATTGGAGTATTCCAAGATCCCCCGGCTCAAGTTTCGCGAGAATTTTGAGAAAGCCAACTACAACTGGATGCTGCCGGGACTTCCCAGTGAATACCCGGGCGTGGACGGCTTAAAAACGGGTTATACCGATGAAGCGCAACACTGTTTTACTGGCACGGCCAGCCGCGACGGGATGCGCCTGATCGCCGTCGTCATGGGTACGAGCAGTGATTTGAAACGCTTCGCCGAGACGAAAAAGCTGTTTGATTACGGATTCAGCAATTACAAACTGGTCAAAAAGCTGGGGAAGGACCAGCCAGTTGAGGGGTTTGAGAGCGCTGAAGTGAAAAAAGGCGTCGAGCTGACCGTACCGGCTGTCACCGGCGAAGATGTCATGATCCTGTCCAAGGTTGGCGAGGAAGGCAATCTGACCCCACAGGTAACGTATCGCAACGACCTGACTGCACCGGTTAAAAAAGGACAGGTCATCGGCAGCGTCGTCTACGCCGCGCAGGGTGAGAGCGAGGCGGACTACCTGCGGCCTGAGGATTTCACCAACCGGGGAAGCGAGCTGGTAGCGGCGCAGGACGTGGAAGAAGCGAGCTGGATCCGTTTGTTGTTCCGCAGCATAATCCAGTTTATCGCCGACATGGTGAAAGGCGTAATTGGTTAG
- the pdxT gene encoding pyridoxal 5'-phosphate synthase glutaminase subunit PdxT, translating into MKIGVLALQGAVTEHLRMLEQVGAEAVAVKKREQLRDLDGLVIPGGESTTISKLMHKYEFMEEVRRFPAEQRPLFGTCAGAILLANRINGQAEAHLGVMDMKVERNGFGRQKDSFEAILPVAEVAPDFPAVFIRAPYIMEVGPSVQVLAKYDGKIVAARQGACLACAFHPELTEDDRFHQYFLDMVRAYRG; encoded by the coding sequence ATGAAGATCGGTGTCCTTGCCCTGCAGGGAGCAGTGACAGAACATCTACGCATGTTGGAGCAGGTGGGAGCAGAGGCGGTTGCCGTCAAGAAGCGGGAACAGCTGCGGGATTTGGACGGGCTGGTCATCCCCGGCGGGGAGAGCACCACGATCAGCAAACTGATGCACAAGTACGAGTTCATGGAGGAGGTCCGGCGGTTTCCCGCGGAGCAGCGGCCGCTGTTTGGCACGTGTGCGGGAGCGATTTTGCTGGCCAACCGCATCAATGGACAAGCGGAAGCGCACCTCGGTGTGATGGATATGAAAGTGGAACGGAACGGATTCGGCCGACAAAAGGACAGTTTTGAAGCCATCCTGCCCGTCGCGGAAGTGGCGCCTGATTTTCCGGCCGTTTTTATCCGGGCGCCGTACATCATGGAGGTTGGGCCATCCGTGCAGGTGCTGGCCAAATACGATGGAAAAATTGTCGCCGCCCGGCAGGGGGCATGCCTGGCCTGTGCGTTTCATCCCGAACTGACCGAAGATGACCGGTTCCACCAGTATTTTTTGGACATGGTAAGAGCCTACCGCGGATAA